In Candidatus Desulfofervidus auxilii, one genomic interval encodes:
- a CDS encoding class I SAM-dependent methyltransferase: MGFYYWYSTITGHFKKSNIEKWFRGIGKETLKMLGIKKGQNLLDFGAGMGYYSLLAAQISQTGKVYAIDRDRSCLKNIKKIAHKEGIKNIEVINAQGEIFLPFKDGVIDVVLLYDVLHSHYFTPNKRIKLLKEIYRISKHEGLISVYPKHMDLEEIKKDMKMANFCLVEELALTVIHDNSLIKDRVLNFKKY; encoded by the coding sequence ATGGGCTTCTATTATTGGTATTCCACTATAACAGGTCATTTTAAAAAATCCAATATTGAGAAATGGTTTAGAGGTATAGGTAAAGAAACTTTAAAAATGCTAGGCATCAAAAAAGGACAAAATTTACTGGATTTTGGTGCTGGTATGGGTTATTACAGCTTACTTGCAGCCCAGATAAGCCAAACAGGAAAGGTATATGCCATAGATAGAGACAGAAGTTGCTTAAAAAATATTAAAAAAATCGCCCATAAAGAAGGAATTAAGAATATAGAAGTAATTAATGCCCAAGGAGAAATATTTCTTCCTTTTAAAGATGGGGTGATAGATGTGGTATTGCTTTATGATGTCTTACACTCACATTACTTTACCCCAAATAAAAGGATTAAATTATTAAAAGAAATTTATAGAATTTCAAAACATGAGGGATTAATCTCTGTGTATCCCAAACATATGGATTTAGAAGAAATTAAAAAAGACATGAAAATGGCCAATTTTTGCCTTGTAGAAGAACTTGCTTTAACAGTAATTCATGACAATTCCCTGATTAAGGATAGGGTTTTGAATTTTAAGAAATACTAA
- the tmk gene encoding dTMP kinase — translation MNLFITFEGIEGAGKTTQSMLLAEWLKKRGREVCVTYEPGHTPLGQRIREILLSDQFSSCAEAELLLYLADRAEHVKKMILPALTENKFVLCDRYHDSTLAYQGYGRGIKIEFIWNCLFSLGFPLPHFTFLLDCPVEIGLKRIKNRTLDRMEKQTLLFHNRVREGFLKLAKADPKRIKVIDVTMPIKDIQTEIRTYVAREYGI, via the coding sequence ATGAATCTATTTATTACATTTGAGGGAATAGAAGGGGCTGGAAAAACCACGCAGTCAATGCTTTTAGCAGAGTGGTTGAAAAAAAGGGGAAGAGAAGTATGTGTAACTTATGAGCCAGGTCATACTCCCTTGGGTCAAAGAATAAGAGAGATTTTGTTATCAGACCAGTTTTCTTCTTGTGCAGAGGCAGAATTGTTATTATATCTAGCCGATAGGGCTGAACATGTGAAAAAGATGATATTACCTGCCCTTACAGAAAATAAATTTGTGCTTTGTGATAGATATCATGATTCTACTTTGGCATATCAAGGGTATGGTCGGGGGATTAAAATAGAGTTTATCTGGAATTGCTTGTTTTCATTGGGTTTCCCTTTACCGCACTTTACTTTCTTATTAGACTGTCCTGTAGAAATTGGTCTTAAAAGAATTAAAAATAGAACATTGGATCGAATGGAGAAACAAACGTTATTGTTCCATAATCGGGTAAGAGAAGGGTTTTTGAAATTGGCTAAGGCAGACCCCAAACGTATAAAAGTTATTGACGTCACTATGCCTATAAAAGATATTCAAACAGAAATCAGAACATACGTGGCAAGGGAATATGGCATTTAA